One stretch of Mycolicibacterium fallax DNA includes these proteins:
- a CDS encoding glycine hydroxymethyltransferase → MTADSTVSTQGADYAATASTAYQNILQVIETVEPRIAAATRKELADQRESLKLIASENYASPAVLLTMGTWFSDKYAEGTVGHRFYAACQNVDTVEALAAEHARELFGAPYAYAQPHSGIDANLVAYWAILATRVETPGLAELGAKHVNDLSEADWEKLRAKLGNQRLMGMSLDTGGHLTHGFRPNISGKMFHQRSYGTDPVTGLIDYDALAAAAREFKPLVLVAGYSAYPRRVNFAKMREIADEVGATLMVDMAHFAGLVAGKVFTGDEDPVPHAHVTTTTTHKSLRGPRGGLVLATEEYAPAVDKGCPMVLGGPLSHVMAAKAVALAEARRPEFRSYAQAVADNAKSLADGFLSRGGNLVTGGTDNHLVLLDVTSFGLTGRQAESALLDAGIVTNRNAVPADANGAWYTSGIRFGTPALTTRGFGADDFDRVAELVVEVLSNTTADGSSKAKYTVADGVADRVRAASGELLDANPLYPGLVL, encoded by the coding sequence ATGACTGCTGACTCGACCGTCTCGACCCAGGGCGCCGATTACGCCGCGACCGCCAGCACGGCCTACCAGAACATCCTGCAGGTCATCGAGACCGTCGAGCCCCGCATCGCCGCGGCCACCCGCAAGGAGCTCGCCGATCAGCGTGAGTCGCTCAAGCTGATCGCCAGCGAGAACTACGCCTCGCCGGCCGTGCTGCTGACCATGGGCACCTGGTTCTCCGACAAGTACGCCGAGGGCACCGTCGGGCACCGGTTCTACGCCGCCTGCCAGAACGTCGACACCGTCGAGGCGCTGGCCGCCGAGCACGCCCGCGAGCTCTTCGGCGCGCCGTACGCCTACGCCCAGCCGCACTCGGGCATCGACGCCAACCTGGTGGCCTACTGGGCGATCCTGGCCACCCGGGTGGAGACCCCGGGCCTGGCCGAGCTCGGCGCCAAGCACGTCAACGACCTGTCCGAGGCGGACTGGGAGAAGCTGCGCGCCAAGCTCGGCAACCAGCGCCTGATGGGGATGTCGCTGGACACCGGCGGTCACCTGACCCACGGTTTCCGGCCCAACATCTCCGGCAAGATGTTCCACCAGCGCAGCTACGGCACCGATCCGGTGACCGGCCTGATCGACTACGACGCGCTGGCCGCCGCGGCCCGCGAGTTCAAGCCGCTGGTGCTGGTCGCCGGCTACTCGGCCTACCCGCGCCGGGTCAACTTCGCCAAGATGCGCGAGATCGCCGACGAGGTCGGCGCCACCCTGATGGTCGACATGGCGCACTTCGCCGGCCTGGTGGCCGGCAAGGTGTTCACCGGTGACGAGGATCCGGTGCCGCACGCGCACGTCACCACCACGACGACGCACAAGTCGCTGCGCGGCCCGCGCGGCGGCCTGGTGCTGGCCACCGAGGAGTACGCGCCGGCCGTCGACAAGGGCTGCCCGATGGTGCTCGGCGGCCCGCTGAGCCACGTGATGGCGGCCAAGGCCGTCGCGTTGGCCGAGGCCCGCCGACCGGAGTTCCGCAGCTACGCCCAGGCCGTCGCCGACAACGCCAAGTCGCTGGCCGACGGGTTCCTCTCCCGCGGCGGGAACCTGGTCACCGGCGGCACCGACAACCACCTGGTGCTGCTGGATGTCACGTCGTTCGGGCTGACCGGCCGACAGGCGGAATCCGCGTTGCTCGACGCCGGCATCGTCACCAACCGCAACGCCGTTCCGGCCGACGCCAACGGCGCCTGGTACACCTCCGGCATCCGGTTCGGCACCCCGGCGCTGACCACCCGCGGCTTCGGCGCCGACGACTTCGACCGGGTGGCCGAACTCGTCGTCGAGGTGCTCAGCAACACCACCGCCGACGGTTCGTCGAAGGCCAAATACACCGTGGCCGACGGCGTCGCCGACCGGGTTCGGGCCGCCAGCGGCGAGCTGCTGGACGCCAACCCGCTGTATCCCGGCCTGGTGCTCTGA
- a CDS encoding acyl-ACP desaturase translates to MAVFPEPNTLTLELEPVVAENMQRHLGTEEIWFAHDYVPFDEGRNFAMLDGVDWEPSQQTLPQHVVDALEILLIDKDNMHGVHRELVEHFILRDQWGRFIGRWTAEEHLHAIVLRNYLMVTRNCDANANEDVRIDHVMNTGYRADQYSQVETLVFMTFYERSRARFCRNLAAQIDEPTLKSLIERIAADEDRHELFFANLVTHLLGTAREETVAAIAARARELEVVGADIKAYGDKRDNVAAAGIFNAEILRQIIAERIEAWGLAEEPALKEFI, encoded by the coding sequence ATGGCCGTTTTCCCGGAACCGAACACGCTGACCCTTGAGCTCGAGCCGGTGGTCGCTGAAAACATGCAGCGGCACCTCGGCACCGAGGAGATCTGGTTCGCCCACGACTACGTGCCCTTCGACGAGGGCCGCAACTTCGCCATGCTCGACGGCGTGGACTGGGAGCCGTCTCAGCAGACGCTGCCGCAGCACGTCGTCGACGCCCTTGAGATCCTGCTGATCGACAAGGACAACATGCATGGCGTGCACCGCGAGCTCGTCGAGCACTTCATCCTGCGGGACCAGTGGGGCCGCTTCATCGGCCGCTGGACCGCCGAGGAGCACCTGCACGCCATCGTGCTGCGCAACTACCTGATGGTCACCCGCAACTGCGACGCGAACGCCAATGAGGACGTCCGCATCGACCACGTGATGAACACCGGCTACCGCGCCGATCAGTACAGTCAGGTCGAGACCCTGGTGTTCATGACCTTCTACGAGCGCTCGCGTGCCCGGTTCTGCCGCAACCTCGCCGCCCAGATCGACGAGCCGACGCTCAAGTCGCTGATCGAGCGGATCGCCGCCGACGAGGATCGCCACGAGCTGTTCTTCGCCAACCTGGTGACGCACCTGCTGGGCACCGCGCGCGAGGAGACCGTCGCCGCGATCGCCGCCCGGGCCCGCGAGCTCGAGGTCGTCGGCGCCGACATCAAGGCCTACGGCGACAAGCGCGACAATGTCGCGGCCGCCGGCATTTTCAACGCCGAGATCCTGCGCCAGATCATCGCGGAGCGCATCGAGGCCTGGGGCCTGGCCGAAGAGCCCGCGCTCAAGGAATTCATCTAG
- a CDS encoding PhoH family protein, whose translation MTDSPVSRDNIRTYVLDTSVLLSDPWALMRFAEHEVVVPLVVISELEAKRHHHELGWFAREALRLFDDLRLEHGRLDQPIPVGAEGGTLHVELNHSDPSVLPAGFRSDSNDSRILTCAANLAAEGKRVTLVSKDIPLRVKAGAVGLPADEYRAQDVVPSGWTGMTELDVEPEDIDQIFADGDIELAEARDLPCHTGIRLLGGSSHALGRVNADKRVQLVRGDREVFGLRGRSAEQRIALDLLLDESVGIVSLGGKAGTGKSALALCAGLEAVLERRTQRKVVVFRPLYAVGGQELGYLPGSESEKMGPWAQAVFDTLEGLASPAVLDEVASRGMLEVLPLTHIRGRSLHDSFVIVDEAQSLERNVLLTVLSRLGTGSRVVLTHDVAQRDNLRVGRHDGVAAVIEKLKGHPLFAHITLLRSERSPIAALVTEMLEEISPNALP comes from the coding sequence GTGACTGATTCACCGGTTTCTCGGGACAACATCCGGACCTACGTGCTTGACACGTCGGTACTGCTGTCCGATCCGTGGGCATTGATGCGGTTCGCCGAACACGAAGTTGTCGTTCCTCTCGTCGTCATCAGTGAGCTGGAGGCAAAGCGGCACCATCACGAACTGGGCTGGTTCGCCCGGGAGGCGCTGCGGCTGTTCGACGACCTGCGCCTGGAGCACGGCCGGCTGGATCAGCCGATTCCCGTTGGGGCAGAAGGCGGGACGCTGCACGTCGAGCTCAACCACAGCGATCCCAGTGTGCTGCCGGCCGGGTTCCGCAGCGACAGCAACGACTCGCGCATCCTGACCTGCGCGGCCAACCTGGCCGCCGAGGGCAAGCGAGTCACCCTGGTGAGCAAGGACATTCCGCTTCGGGTGAAGGCGGGTGCGGTCGGCCTGCCGGCCGACGAGTACCGCGCGCAGGACGTGGTGCCCTCGGGATGGACCGGGATGACCGAGCTCGACGTCGAGCCCGAGGACATCGACCAGATCTTCGCCGACGGCGACATCGAACTCGCCGAGGCCCGGGATCTCCCGTGCCACACCGGGATTCGGCTGCTCGGTGGTAGTTCGCATGCGCTTGGCCGGGTCAACGCCGACAAGCGGGTGCAGCTGGTGCGCGGGGACCGGGAGGTGTTCGGGCTGCGTGGCCGTTCGGCCGAGCAGCGCATCGCGCTGGACCTGCTGCTCGACGAGTCCGTCGGCATCGTCTCGCTGGGCGGCAAGGCCGGCACCGGCAAGTCGGCACTGGCATTGTGCGCGGGCCTGGAGGCGGTGCTGGAGCGCCGGACGCAGCGCAAGGTGGTGGTGTTCCGCCCGCTGTACGCCGTCGGCGGCCAGGAGCTGGGCTACCTGCCGGGCAGCGAAAGCGAAAAGATGGGGCCGTGGGCGCAGGCCGTCTTCGACACGCTGGAGGGGCTGGCCAGTCCGGCCGTGCTGGACGAGGTGGCCTCCCGCGGCATGCTCGAGGTGCTGCCGCTGACCCACATCCGGGGCCGATCGCTGCACGACTCGTTCGTCATCGTCGACGAGGCGCAGTCCCTGGAGCGCAACGTGCTGCTGACCGTGCTGTCCCGGCTGGGCACGGGCTCGCGGGTGGTGCTCACCCACGACGTCGCCCAGCGCGACAACCTGCGGGTGGGCCGGCACGACGGGGTGGCCGCGGTGATCGAGAAGCTG